A genomic window from Corticium candelabrum chromosome 8, ooCorCand1.1, whole genome shotgun sequence includes:
- the LOC134183335 gene encoding uncharacterized protein LOC134183335: MNIHSGENEGPIVLAGPSAETLGDFKKTLNELAPHITEEQLQVYLWRKVMEANLGHAKCFLVMPRASCSLVYLEDNDNSMYQEVKHMCGGTTDIGDVKRVFIILYQNEDQLDDLYDTDIEFWWNPGPQKELKKFADVDHIVSFKRVLNSKQKEAIRTFLENKKPISEHEQSCQEVSTNTKCTEDEEPENTEKFGDSSEQNYVTYTEEFGAKQQDKSKTNAAEEEKTELEQMKEEETRLEKTRENCGTLEQEIYKLRQQTSQTNEKIDCLEQKIEKGFREIIEIVRKQRVSEARKQHKTAIDNPDEESEDNNSASILGCCETI, translated from the exons ATGAATATTCACTCAGGAGAGAATGAAGGGCCGATTGTTTTGGCGGGTCCTTCAGCTGAAACTCTCGGAGACTTCAAGAAAACGCTGAATGAGCTGGCTCCACACATTACAGAGGAACAATTGCAAGTATATTTATGGAGGAAGGTGATGGAAGCAAACTTAGGTCACGCCAAGTGTTTCCTGGTGATGCCACGTGCAAGCTGCAGCCTTGTCTACTTAGAGGATAATGACAACAGCATGTATCAGGAGGTCAAACACATGTGTGGAGGAACAACTGACATAGGAGACGTGAAGCGAG TCTTCATTATTTTGTATCAAAATGAAGACCAACTAGACGATTTGTACGACACTGATATCGAGTTCTGGTGGAATCCTGGACCCCAAAAGGAACTTAAGAAATTTGCAGACGTTGACCATATAGTCAGCTTCAAAAGAGTGttaaattcaaaacaaaaagaaGCAATCCGGACTTTCTTGGAAAATAAA AAACCAATCAGCGAACATGAACAATCTTGTCAAGAGGTATCAACAAATACCAAG TGTACTGAAGATGAAGAACCAGAAAACACGGAAAAATTTGGTG ATTCATCAGAACAAAACTATGTTACGTACACTGAAGAATTTGGAGccaaacaacaagacaagaGTAAAACTAATGCCgcagaagaagagaagacagaaTTGGAGCAGATGAAAGAAGAGGAGACAAGATTGGAGAAAACGAGAGAAAATTGTGGCACTCTAGAGCAAGAAATATATAAACTCAGACAACAGACATctcaaacaaatgaaaaaattGATTGTTTggaacaaaaaattgaaaaaggATTTAGAGAGATCATCGAAATTGTGCGGAAGCAGCGCGTTTCGGAGGCCAGGAAACAGCACAAGACTGCAATCGACAATCCTGATGAGGAAAGTGAAGATAACAATAGTGCTTCAATACTTGGATGCTGTGAGACAATATGA
- the LOC134183471 gene encoding uncharacterized protein LOC134183471 produces MNTVLPQQSAQSCLASIVQETENWRNEKSVLEQRIKALKKRLGYVEHEADDSFVHDMKGVEDKSMDRMDIAMADIDQSMSVVDDEDLDYHRVDLLESEDKGGDETSAVTNEEISDEA; encoded by the exons ATGAACACTGTGTTGCCTCAACAATCAGCACAATCTTGTCTTGCAAGCATTGTACAAGAAACAGAGAATTGGCGGAATGAGAAATCAGTCCTAGAACAG AGAATTAAGGCACTGAAAAAGCGTCTTGGTTATGTTGAGCATGAAGCTGATGATTCATTTGTTCACGATATGAAAGGAGTTGAAGACAAGAGCATGGATCGTATGGACATAGCAATGGCTGACATTGACCAGTCAATGTCTGTTGTGGACGATGAGGATCTAGATTATCATCGTGTTGACTTACTAGAGAGTGAAGATAAAGGCGGAGATGAAACGAGTGCTGTAACTAATGAGGAGATATCGGATGAAGCATAG
- the LOC134183573 gene encoding uncharacterized protein LOC134183573, producing MMNCNGVSIILVGSNMDALEAFNNTLAGFVPTYKTTNGQLYLGNELLRANLDFSYAKCFLVMPRTSRSLVYIEGDSCSMYQEVKHICSDNGEWHTERAFVVLYHSKDVVGLYDRDDIQSLWDPGPQKQLKRFVDVNQLISFKTEPNDCQKQAILKFLGCDTLVTRQPTLCESEGPTHVTTPLLQTSSASKKQEGCFSCVKKLYILCQGMC from the exons ATGATGAATTGCAATGGCGTATCAATTATATTAGTTGGCTCAAACATGGATGCTCTGGAAGCCTTCAACAACACGTTGGCTGGTTTTGTCCCGACATACAAAACCACAAACGGTCAACTGTATCTCGGAAACGAGTTGTTACGGGCGAATTTAGATTTTAGTTATGCCAAGTGCTTTTTGGTGATGCCGCGTACATCCCGCTCTCTTGTGTACATCGAAGGTGATAGCTGTAGCATGTACCAGGAAGTCAAACACATTTGCTCAGACAATGGAGAATGGCACACAGAACGAG catttgttgtactgtatcaCAGTAAAGATGTCGTTGGCCTGTATGATCGTGATGACATCCAGTCATTGTGGGATCCTGGTCCACAAAAGCAACTGAAGAGGTTTGTAGATGTAAATCAGTTAATCAGCTTCAAAACGGAACCAAATGATTGTCAGAAGCAAGCAATTCTCAAATTTCTAGGCTGTGAC ACACTAGTCACTCGACAACCAACGTTATGTGAATCAGAAGGACCAACCCAT GTGACGACCCCTTTGTTACAGACAAGCTCTGCTTCGAAGAAGCAAGAAGGCTGCTTTTCTTGTGTTAAGAAACTTTATATACTTTGTCAAGGAATGTGCTGA
- the LOC134183352 gene encoding uncharacterized protein LOC134183352, whose amino-acid sequence MGKTLSKEEQEQKEVNELRTKVIKLFQGQQLLFVGTIGSGKSSFVNTVNHALNLVDPKVPYQELARIGATDAVHGTMTYRTYTMKKGLFQSLKSQVPDPSNAPRLFDIAGVTEQLLQKDNFDFKQVLVYLIQGKVKELTQMIKLYNSKQQLQEIGKQEEVEENKVWIMVCVVSLYDPFPQLLLEQVASAVQELEPQNGGTSVFVVLTKGDRLDSVDRSTRVKNFSKRCQTVLNIMEKRIFEVNNYLPSELKIDATTTKNLEKEKSVVAALNFMLQPAFIPDSQK is encoded by the exons ATGGGAAAAACGCTGAGtaaagaagaacaagaacagAAGGAAGTAAACGAACTGAGAACAAAAGTGATTAAACTATTTCAAGGCCAGCAGCTTCTGTTTGTTGGAACGATTGGTAGTGGAAAGTCGTCTTTCGTTAACACTGTAAATCACGCCCTCAATCTGGTAGACCCAAAAGTTCCCTATCAAGAATTGGCAAGAATAGGGGCAACCGATGCAGTTCATGGTACGATGACCTACCGCACGTACACCATGAAAAAAGGACTCTTTCAGTCGCTCAAAAGTCAAGTACCAGATCCTTCAAATGCTCCAAGACTTTTCGACATCGCTGGAGTTACCGAGCAGTTGCTACAGAAAGATAATTTTGATTTCAAACAGGTTCTAGTTTATCTCATACAAGGAAAAGTAAAGGAGCTTACTCAAATGATAAAGTTGtataacagcaaacaacaattgcaaGAAATAGGGAAACAAGAAGAGGTAGAGGAAAATAAAGTGTGGATAATGGTTTGTGTAGTTTCGCTTTACGATCCATTTCCTCAACTGTTGCTCGAACAAGTAGCTAGCGCTGTACAGGAGTTGGAGCCTCAAAATGGAG GAAcgagtgtgtttgtggttttaACTAAAGGTGACAGGTTGGACAGTGTAGACCGGTCGACTAGAGTAAAAAATTTCAGCAAAAGATGTCAAACAGTTCTAAACATTATGGAAAAACGAATATTTGAAGTTAACAACTACCTACCCTCAGAACTGAAGATTGACGCAACAACGACGAAAAActtagaaaaagaaaaaagtgTCGTGGCTGCTCTCAATTTCATGCTTCAGCCTGCTTTCATTCCAGATTCGCAAAAGTGA